A genomic window from Melanotaenia boesemani isolate fMelBoe1 chromosome 15, fMelBoe1.pri, whole genome shotgun sequence includes:
- the fam53c gene encoding protein FAM53C — MPESSYWQLCPPSKSGLQGGLLSSSFPPGPVPLVPPDAHLQEEGDPLDGAPLQQHRPLAPSASASELSLSGAAAPPGSGPPPPPPPPPKRHCRSLSVPEDLSRCRYTWRPSASRVWTPVSRQQCHSGAGGGVTGGGVAVAGGGLGMVAAGGGVCPLRAPSSSLNSSLHSSSSPTFFSLALSPDSPLPWSFPWDPSEAAAGGGACCCFFPSPSSCSSSPSPLHPPPPQRRFSLSPVLIRDSAASTFLPPPPVPSHGAVPPPGGTILAGVGVGAPVPASPSSACSTPSSLRRSLPPQLPRCHSQPCDLLLLKPGLKRRRDPDRPCARPVLDFTKMTQTRSIDPQCLERGGGRLACGGDICVGMESFLGDFRGSCSPAECLGRTSIGPLSESDEECHEDDEEEEAEEREAAQQAVFERDCTELDLNLIEEN, encoded by the exons ATGCCCG AGAGCAGCTACTGGCAGCTGTGCCCTCCCTCCAAGTCCGGCCTGCAGGGGGGGTTACTGAGTTCTAGTTTCCCCCCCGGTCCCGTGCCCCTCGTGCCCCCAGATGCCCACCTGCAGGAAGAGGGCGACCCCCTGGATGGGGCCCCGTTGCAGCAGCACCGGCCCCTGGCACCTAGCGCATCAGCGTCCGAACTGTCCCTTTCTGGAGCAGCGGCCCCGCCCGGCTCCGggccccctcctccacctcccccaccccccaaacGGCACTGCCGCTCGCTGTCGGTGCCCGAGGACCTGTCACGCTGCCGCTACACGTGGCGGCCCAGTGCCTCGCGGGTCTGGACTCCCGTCAGCCGCCAGCAGTGCCACAGTGGCGCTGGGGGAGGGGTCACGGGTGGAGGGGTGGCAGTGGCTGGGGGTGGTTTAGGGATGGTGGCGGCAGGTGGAGGAGTCTGTCCTCTCCGTGCTCCCAGCTCCTCCCTGAACTCTTCGCTGCACTCCTCATCCAGCCCCACCTTCTTCAGCCTGGCGCTGTCGCCGGATTCCCCGCTGCCCTGGAGCTTCCCCTGGGATCCCAGTGAGGCGGCTGCAGGGGGCGGagcctgctgctgcttctttccCTCCCCCTCTTCCTGCTCTTCTTCGCCCTCCCCCCTACACCCGCCTCCTCCTCAGAGACGTTTCTCCCTCTCTCCAGTGCTGATCAGAGACTCGGCAGCGTCCACCTTCCTTCCCCCACCTCCGGTGCCGAGTCACGGTGCAGTGCCCCCGCCCGGCGGCACCATCTTGGCAGGAGTGGGTGTGGGCGCCCCGGTGCCCGCCTCGCCCTCCTCGGCCTGCAGCACACCCTCCTCCCTCCGCCGCAGCCTCCCGCCACAGCTGCCGCGCTGCCACTCGCAGCCCTgcgacctgctgctgctgaaaccGGGTCTAAAGCGGCGCCGCGACCCTGACCGGCCCTGTGCACGACCCGTCCTCGACTTCACCAAGATGACTCAG ACGCGCAGTATCGATCCGCAGTGCCTGGAGCGCGGCGGCGGCAGGCTGGCCTGTGGCGGCGACATCTGTGTGGGCATGGAGTCCTTCCTGGGCGACTTCCGTGGCTCCTGCTCGCCGGCCGAGTGCCTGGGCAGGACCAGCATCGGGCCGCTGAGCGAGAGCGACGAGGAGTGCCATGAGGacgatgaggaagaggaagccGAGGAGCGCGAGGCAGCGCAGCAGGCGGTCTTTGAGCGGGACTgtacagaactggacctgaacTTAATCGAGGAAAACTGA
- the LOC121654679 gene encoding heat shock protein beta-11-like, with the protein MLRPSIFQPSSVTMRPFLDLHWPVRSLWPETRPLFYQIEQEIIRHMHEMRQNMEYMERLHQKIFEEIDSSSSSTGDFKPIAFQELGTDGSSFALSLDTKEFSPKELSVKQVGRKLRVSGRMEKKQDDGKGSYSYRCQEFRQELDLPDGVDPETITCSLVGGRLQIQAPQKRAQPDGKERIVPISVTSTPAITSSTSSSSSRGVEGGTAPSESSVAEKN; encoded by the coding sequence ATGTTGCGTCCCAGCATCTTCCAGCCATCCTCCGTCACCATGAGGCCTTTCCTGGACCTGCACTGGCCCGTCCGCAGCCTCTGGCCTGAGACCCGGCCGCTCTTCTACCAAATCGAGCAGGAGATCATCCGCCACATGCATGAGATGAGGCAGAATATGGAGTACATGGAGAGGCTGCACCAGAAAATCTTTGAGGAGATCgacagctcctcctcctccacaggTGACTTTAAGCCCATTGCCTTCCAAGAGCTGGGGACGGATGGCAGCAGCTTTGCCCTCAGCCTGGACACAAAGGAGTTCTCCCCGAAGGAGTTGTCGGTCAAACAGGTGGGCAGGAAGCTAAGGGTGAGTGGCAGGATGGAGAAAAAGCAGGATGATGGGAAGGGCTCCTACTCCTACAGGTGTCAAGAGTTCAGGCAGGAGTTGGACCTGCCAGACGGCGTTGACCCGGAGACCATCACCTGCTCACTAGTGGGTGGCCGGCTACAGATCCAGGCGCCCCAGAAAAGAGCACAGCCAGATGGAAAGGAGAGGATCGTCCCCATCAGCGTGACCTCCACCCCGGCCATCACCTCCAGCACCTCCTCGTCCTCCAGCCGGGGAGTGGAGGGGGGCACTGCTCCCTCAGAGAGCAGCGTTGCTGAGAAAAATTGA